The following coding sequences lie in one Pseudomonas monsensis genomic window:
- a CDS encoding AAA family ATPase, with protein sequence MEHREALLALRTFLSTQILGQEKLIERLLIALLADGHMLVEGAPGLAKTKAIKELAEGIEAQFHRIQFTPDLLPADITGTEIYRPETGSFVFQQGPIFHNLVLADEINRAPAKVQSALLEAMAERQVSVGRSTYELSPLFLVMATQNPIEQEGTYPLPEAQLDRFLMHVKIGFPDAAVERRILQQARGEALNGETKPERRVSQQAIFAARKEILGLYMADAVEEYLVQLVMATRNPAKFDPEMAEWIAYGASPRGSIALDRCARAHAWLAGRDFVSPEDIQAVLFDVLRHRIILSFEAEAAGIDQDRVVQRILDVVAVA encoded by the coding sequence ATGGAACATCGTGAAGCGCTGCTGGCGCTGCGAACCTTTCTTTCAACGCAGATTCTCGGCCAGGAAAAACTCATCGAGCGCTTGCTCATCGCCCTGCTCGCCGACGGTCACATGCTGGTCGAGGGCGCGCCGGGTCTGGCCAAGACCAAAGCGATCAAAGAACTCGCCGAGGGCATCGAAGCCCAGTTCCATCGCATTCAGTTCACCCCGGACCTTTTGCCTGCCGACATCACCGGCACCGAGATCTATCGCCCGGAAACCGGCAGCTTCGTGTTCCAGCAGGGGCCGATCTTCCACAACCTGGTGCTGGCGGACGAAATCAACCGCGCCCCGGCCAAGGTGCAATCGGCGCTGCTCGAAGCCATGGCCGAACGTCAGGTCAGTGTCGGGCGCAGCACCTATGAGCTGTCGCCGCTGTTTCTGGTGATGGCCACGCAGAACCCGATCGAGCAGGAAGGCACCTACCCGCTGCCGGAAGCGCAGCTCGACCGCTTCCTCATGCACGTGAAAATCGGTTTCCCGGATGCTGCCGTCGAACGCCGCATCCTGCAGCAGGCCCGTGGCGAAGCGCTGAACGGCGAAACCAAACCGGAACGCCGCGTCAGCCAGCAGGCGATTTTCGCTGCGCGCAAGGAAATCCTCGGTCTGTACATGGCCGATGCGGTGGAGGAATACCTGGTGCAACTGGTTATGGCCACGCGCAACCCGGCCAAGTTCGACCCGGAAATGGCCGAGTGGATCGCCTACGGTGCGAGCCCGCGTGGCTCGATCGCCCTCGACCGTTGCGCACGTGCCCACGCCTGGCTGGCCGGTCGCGACTTTGTCAGCCCCGAAGACATCCAGGCGGTGCTGTTCGACGTGTTGCGTCATCGCATCATTCTGTCGTTTGAAGCCGAAGCCGCCGGCATTGATCAGGATCGGGTGGTGCAGCGGATTCTCGACGTCGTAGCCGTCGCTTGA